In a genomic window of Cuculus canorus isolate bCucCan1 chromosome Z, bCucCan1.pri, whole genome shotgun sequence:
- the RAD1 gene encoding cell cycle checkpoint protein RAD1 — protein sequence MPLSAQAAAGAEASLLSASLDNARHLSGILRAVHFQDHATCFATANGLRVTVEAAKCVQANAFIQAEIFQEFAVQEESVTFRINLSVLLDCLTIFGTSSLPGTSTALRMSYRGYGYPLMLFLEEGGVVTVCKINTQEPEELLDFDFCSTKVVNKIILQSEGLREAFAELDMTSEVLQITMSPDKPYFRLSTFGNAGSAHLDYPKDSDLIEAFHCNQTQTNRYKISLLKPSTKALALSCKVSIRTDAQGFLSLQYMIRNEDGQVCFVEYYCCPDEDAAEAEL from the exons ATGCCGCTGTCGGCGCAGGCTGCGGCCGGCGCGGAGGCTTCGCTGCTGAGCGCCAGCCTGGACAACGCACGGCACCTCTCCGGCATCCTCCGGGCCGTGCACTTCCAGGACCACGCCACCTGCTTCGCCACGGCTAATGGCCTCCGCGTGACTGTGGAAGCCGCCAAGTGCGTCCAGGCGAACGCCTTCATCCAG GCAGAAATTTTTCAGGAATTTGCTGTTCAGGAGGAATCAGTGACATTCCGGATCAATTTGTCTGTTCTTCTTGACTGCTTGACCATTTTTGGTACCAGTTCTTTGCCAG gAACATCAACAGCCCTTAGGATGTCTTATCGTGGTTATGGTTATCCCTTGATGCTGTTCTTGGAAGAAGGAGGAGTAGTGACAGTGTGTAAAATTAACACTCAGGAACCTGAGGAGTTGTTAGACTTTGATTTCTGCAGTACAAAGGTTGTTAATAAAATTATCCTGCAGTCGGAGGGGCTACGAGAAGCATTTGCTGAACTGGATATGACCAGCGAAGTTCTGCAGATTACCATGTCTCCAGATAAACCCTACTTCAG GTTATCTACTTTTGGAAATGCAGGGAGTGCACATCTGGACTACCCTAAAGACTCTGATTTGATTGAAGCATTCCACTGTAACCAGACGCAGACAAACAG GTACAAGATTTCTTTGCTTAAACCATCTACAAAAGCACTGGCTTTATCTTGTAAAGTCTCGATTCGAACAGATGCTCAAGGATTTCTTTCACTGCAGTATATGATTAGGAATGAAGATGGACAGGTCTGTTTTGTGGAATACTATTGTTGCCCTGATGAAGATGCTGCTGAAGCAGAACTGTAG
- the BRIX1 gene encoding ribosome biogenesis protein BRX1 homolog, producing MAAAKRQRGPLAARPNKRAKRAPIAAEPAPQPGPEEYSVPPPVSQGKWKNKERVLIFSSRGINFRTRHLMQDLRTLMPHSKADTKMDRKDQLFVINEVCEMKNCNKCIFFEAKKKQDLYMWLSNIPEGPSAKFLVQNVHTLAELKMTGNCLRGSRPLLSFDPAFDKEPHYALLKELFIQIFSTPQYHPKSQPFVDHVFTFTITDERIWFRNYQIIEEDASLVEIGPRFVLNLIKIFQGSFGGPTLYENPHYQSPNMHRRLVRLSVAAKFREKQQVKEAQKIKKTGSKVLIKEDPTEVVFETPSEEKPVEIQLVKPESKPIVKDKKKPRKIQRKKQKKLFRTEASA from the exons ATGGCGGCGGCCAAGAGACAGCGTGGCCCCTTGGCGGCGCGGCCGAACAAGCGCGCTAAGAGGGCGCCGATAGCGGCCGAGCCCGCCCCGCAGCCGGGCCCCGAGGAGTACAGCGTCCCGCCGCCCGTCTCGCAG gGTAAATGGAAAAACAAGGAGCGAgtgcttattttctcttctcGTGGAATCAATTTCAGAACAAGGCACCTGATGCAAGACTTAAGGACATTGATGCCTCACTCTAAAGCAG ATACTAAAATGGACCGCAAGGACCAGTTGTTTGTAATTAATGAG GtatgtgaaatgaaaaactgcAACAAGTGCATCTTTTTTGAAGCCAAAAAGAAACAGGATCTTTACATGTG GCTTTCAAACATACCAGAGGGACCATCAGCTAAATTCTTAGTCCAGAACG TTCATACACTGGCTGAATTGAAGATGACGGGAAACTGCCTGAGAGGCTCACGGCCCCTTCTGTCTTTTGATCCA GCGTTCGACAAGGAGCCACACTATGCCCTGCTAAAAGAGTTGTTTATTCAG ATATTTAGCACACCACAGTATCACCCCAAAAGCCAGCCTTTTGTAGATCATGTTTTCACTTTCACCATTACAGATGAGAGGATCTGGTTTCGGAATTACCAG ataataGAAGAAGATGCATCTCTAGTAGAAATTGGGCCTCGTTTTGTCCTGAACCTCATAAAAATCTTCCAAGGTAGTTTTGGAGGACCAACTCTGTATGAAAATCCCCATTACCAATCCCCAAATATG CATCGACGGCTGGTAAGATTGTCCGTGGCGGCTAAGTTTAGAGAGAAACAGCAAGTGAAGGAAGCACAAAAGATTAAGAAAACAGGGAGCAAGGTGCTTATTAAAGAAGATCCCACTGAAGTGGTCTTTGAAACTCCCAGTGAAGAAAAGCCAGTGGAAATACAGCTCGTGAAGCCAGAGTCAAAGCCAATTgttaaagataaaaagaagCCACGCAAAATTCAGcggaagaagcaaaaaaagcttttcagaactGAAGCATCAGCGTAA